A genome region from Euphorbia lathyris chromosome 4, ddEupLath1.1, whole genome shotgun sequence includes the following:
- the LOC136226236 gene encoding NF-X1-type zinc finger protein NFXL2, with translation MSTVVNYQKPLSDSDSDSDQSHSQSLRHTDLSNSIFKSYFDHSNRQLPSATSPPTPAELSKIQSFLTSSSSGALSCLICLERIKPSDPTWSCNSICYAVFHLHCIQSWARQASDLSAYRASARLPISAEKAAETSTWNCPKCRSEYTKSQIPKTYFCFCGKLENPPSDDPWVLPHSCGEVCDRPLQHNCGHFCLLLCHPGPCPSCPKLVKAKCFCGKTEDVKRCGFKLFSCNNVCNRLLDCKTHKCKQTCHEGDCPPCDARGVYKCNCGSKEEERKCCEREFRCENPCEKLLGCGKHVCERGCHYGKCGQCPHQGKRTCPCGKRVYEGMACDVAIPLCGGTCDKTLSCRLHRCHERCHRGQCIETCRLVVTKSCRCGGLKKEVPCYQDLACERKCQRMRDCGRHACRRRCCDGECPPCGEVCGKRLRCKNHKCPSPCHQGACAPCPLMVTISCACGETHFEVPCGLEMDQKPPKCRKVCDIPPLCRHASYNKSHKCHYGACPPCRLLCEEDYPCGHKCNLRCHDPRPPPKPEFTLKPKKKKAHHQSECTPGSPCPPCPELVWRPCVGQHFGAERMMVCSARTLFSCDNLCGNPLPCGNHYCTKTCHALKNQFTEPLIQQNCEFCEVCRLPCEKERQPTCQHPCPLRCHPGDCPPCKVLVKRACHCGAMVHAFECINYNALSEKEQIAARSCGGPCHRKLPNCTHLCSETCHTGQCPSSNKCSKKVTVRCQCQTLKKEWQCQDVQAAYRKAGREPKDVSKSQFGIGFLPCNSNCKSKVVVVDQGLHQRKAKDMEEKELQPEKQTTKRRKRRDRVQETMQISRVQKFLAITKWILLAIALVVTLSTTMYFGYKGILWLSDWMNEIEEQKQRRKYPRM, from the exons ATGTCCACCGTCGTCAACTACCAAAAACCTCTCTCCGACTCCGATTCCGACTCTGATCAATCCCACAGCCAATCCCTCCGCCACACTGATCTCTCCAATTCCATTTTTAAATCATACTTCGATCACAGCAATAGGCAATTGCCATCCGCCACCTCGCCACCGACTCCCGCCGAGCTTTCAAAAATCCAATCCTTTCTCACCTCTTCCTCCTCCGGCGCTCTATCATGTCTCATTTGCCTCGAGCGCATCAAGCCCTCCGATCCTACCTGGTCTTGTAATTCCATCTGTTACGCCGTTTTTCACCTCCACTGCATCCAATCCTGGGCTCGCCAGGCCTCAGATCTCTCCGCCTACCGCGCCTCCGCTCGCCTTCCTATCTCCGCCGAAAAAGCGGCGGAAACTTCGACCTGGAACTGTCCCAAATGTAGATCAGAGTATACGAAATCTCAAATTCCTAAAACTTACTTCTGCTTCTGCGGTAAACTCGAGAATCCTCCAAGTGATGACCCCTGGGTTTTACCGCATTCCTGTGGCGAAGTATGTGACCGTCCTTTGCAGCACAATTGCGGCCATTTCTGTTTGTTGCTGTGTCATCCCGGTCCTTGCCCTTCCTGCCCGAAGCTCGTCAAAGCCAAGTGCTTTTGCGGGAAAACTGAAGATGTCAAGCGATGTGGGTTCAAATTGTTTTCATGTAACAATGTCTGTAACAGATTATTAGATTGCAAGACTCATAAGTGCAAACAAACTTGCCATGAAGGAGATTGTCCACCTTGTGATGCTCGCGGTGTTTACAAGTGCAATTGTGGAAGTAAAGAAGAGGAGAGGAAGTGTTGTGAGAGGGAATTTCGTTGTGAGAATCCATGTGAGAAATTGCTGGGTTGTGGGAAGCATGTCTGCGAGAGAGGGTGTCATTATGGCAAGTGTGGACAGTGTCCTCATCAGGGGAAGAGGACATGTCCTTGTGGAAAAAGGGTGTATGAGGGAATGGCTTGTGATGTTGCAATCCCGCTTTGTGGTGGTACTTGTGATAAGACTTTGAGTTGCAGGTTACATAGATGCCATGAAAGATGTCATAGAGGACAGTGTATTGAAACTTGCAGACTTGTTGTTACCAAGTCTTGCAGGTGCGGTGGCTTGAAGAAAGAG GTTCCTTGCTATCAAGATTTAGCATGTGAGAGAAAGTGTCAGAGAATGAGAGATTGTGGACGTCATGCTTGTAGACGGCGCTGCTGCGATGGTGAATGCCCGCCTTGTGGAGAG GTTTGTGGTAAGAGGCTTCGGTGTAAGAATCATAAATGCCCATCACCATGCCATCA GGGTGCCTGTGCTCCTTGCCCTCTGATGGTTACCATCTCATGTGCATGTGGTGAGACACACTTTGAG GTTCCTTGTGGTTTAGAGATGGACCAAAAGCCTCCTAAATGTCGTAAAGTATGTGATATACCTCCTCTATGCAGGCATGCATCATATAACAAG tCTCACAAGTGCCATTATGGAGCATGCCCGCCTTGTCGGTTACTTTGTGAAGAGGATTATCCATGTGGACATAAGTGCAACTTAAG ATGTCATGATCCAAGACCCCCACCTAAGCCAGAGTTCACattgaagccaaagaaaaagaaagcacATCATCAGAGTGAATGTACACCCGGATCTCCATGCCCTCCTTGTCCAGAACTTGTTTGGAGACCGTGTGTTGGCCAGCACTTTGGAGCAGAGAGGATG ATGGTCTGCTCAGCTAGGACACTGTTCTCTTGTGATAATTTGTGTGGGAACCCTCTGCCCTGTGGCAATCACTATTGTACAAAAACTTGCCATGCTTTGAAGAACCAGTTCACAGAACCACTGATCCAGCAAAATTGTGAGTTTTGTGAAGTGTGTCGTCTTCCTTGTGAAAAG GAGAGGCAGCCTACCTGTCAACATCCATGCCCTCTTCGATGTCATCCCGGGGATTGCCCACCTTGCAAGGTACTTGTGAAACGTGCTTGCCACTGTGGTGCTATGGTACATGCCTTCGAGTGTATAAACTACAACGCCTTGTCAGAAAAGGAGCAAATAGCTGCCCGATCATGTGGTGGCCCTTGCCATCG GAAGTTGCCTAATTGTACACATTTATGCTCAGAAACCTGTCATACTGGTCAATGCCCGTCATCCAACAAGTGCAGCAAAAAG GTCACTGTTCGGTGTCAATGCCAGACCTTGAAAAAGGAGTGGCAATGTCAAGATGTTCAAGCAGCCTACCGCAAAGCAGGTCGTGAACCCAAAGATGTGTCTAAAAGTCAATTTGGAATTGGGTTTCTTCCTTGTAATTCCAATTGCAAGAGCAAAGTTGTGGTTGTAGATCAGGGATTGCATCAACGAAAAGCCAAAGACATGGAG GAAAAGGAGCTTCAACCTGAAAAGCAGACAACTAAACGTAGAAAACGACGTGATCGAGTACAAGAAACGATGCAGATTTCAAGAGTTCAG AAATTTCTGGCTATCACAAAGTGGATTCTTTTAGCGATCGCCCTTGTGGTTACGCTGTCGACAACAATGTATTTTGGTTACAAGGGTATCTTGTGGCTTTCTGACTGGATGAATGAAATAGAAGAACAAAAGCAAAGGAGAAAATATCCTAGAATGTGA